Proteins from a single region of Coleofasciculus sp. FACHB-T130:
- a CDS encoding pitrilysin family protein: MTQSVTRSLANPTIHRSVLDNGIVLITVENPAADIIAGRIFARVGGRWEPREKAGLSHLLSTVLTKGTDRLSSLEIAEQVESVGASLGADAAADYFLLSLKTVSADFPEMLQLAGELLRSPSFPEAEVELERRLALQDIRSQQEQPFTIAFDQLRQAMYQNHPYGFSSLGTEATVSGLSRADLQHYHQTYFRPDNLVISIAGRLTPQDATDLVNQVFGDWQSGTTPLPTLSLPQITSEPISCATPQDTQQSIVMLGYVAPSVQETDYACLKLLNTYLGNGLSSRLFVELREKRGLAYDVSAFYPTRLETSQFVVYMGTAPENTAIAYEGLRTEVERLCTTQLSDRELQAAKNKLLGQYALGKQTNAQLAQVFGWYEILGLGIEFDTEFQEKVTSVTPELIQKVASRYFTEPYVSLVGPAEKLDIKN, encoded by the coding sequence ATTACGGTGGAAAATCCAGCGGCTGATATTATTGCTGGTCGAATTTTTGCACGGGTTGGAGGTCGGTGGGAGCCACGAGAAAAAGCGGGACTTTCTCACCTGCTATCCACGGTACTCACCAAAGGAACCGATCGCCTTTCTTCCCTAGAAATTGCCGAGCAAGTAGAGTCAGTGGGAGCCAGTCTCGGTGCTGATGCGGCTGCGGATTATTTCTTGCTGAGTCTCAAAACAGTATCCGCAGATTTTCCGGAGATGTTGCAACTGGCAGGAGAATTATTGCGATCGCCTAGCTTTCCAGAAGCCGAAGTGGAACTGGAACGGCGTCTCGCTTTGCAGGATATTCGCTCCCAGCAGGAACAGCCGTTCACCATCGCCTTCGACCAGCTGCGGCAAGCCATGTACCAGAATCATCCCTACGGATTCTCCAGCCTGGGCACCGAAGCTACCGTCTCTGGTTTAAGCCGCGCTGACCTCCAGCATTACCATCAGACGTATTTCCGTCCCGATAACCTAGTTATCAGTATTGCCGGTCGCCTGACTCCCCAAGACGCCACTGATTTGGTTAATCAAGTGTTTGGAGATTGGCAGAGTGGAACCACCCCTCTACCTACCCTCAGTCTGCCCCAAATCACCTCTGAACCCATCTCTTGCGCTACCCCACAAGATACGCAACAATCAATCGTGATGCTAGGCTACGTCGCGCCATCCGTGCAAGAAACCGACTACGCCTGCCTGAAACTGCTCAATACTTACTTGGGCAACGGTCTTTCTAGCCGTTTGTTTGTGGAACTGCGCGAGAAGCGGGGATTGGCTTACGATGTCTCAGCTTTTTATCCGACTCGGCTAGAAACCTCTCAGTTTGTGGTATATATGGGCACGGCACCGGAAAACACCGCGATCGCCTATGAAGGCTTGCGAACTGAAGTGGAACGCCTTTGCACCACTCAACTGAGCGATCGGGAGCTACAAGCTGCCAAAAACAAGCTGCTTGGTCAATACGCTCTCGGCAAACAAACCAATGCTCAGCTGGCTCAAGTTTTCGGCTGGTACGAAATTTTGGGGCTGGGAATTGAGTTTGATACCGAGTTTCAGGAAAAAGTTACCAGCGTCACCCCAGAGTTGATCCAAAAAGTGGCTTCCCGGTATTTTACCGAACCTTATGTCTCTCTCGTTGGTCCAGCCGAAAAATTAGACATTAAAAATTAA
- a CDS encoding peptidoglycan-binding protein, translated as MKKNILLPFAFLLLPFMAIPSDAKEIAQTFPSATVTRQTLRPGSQGTEVAELQAALKLLGYYNGDVNGVYGENTAIAVSRFQQAAGLAPDGIVGAETWKRLFPVAPPSESTVAATPLVIPSPSASTISTTGAASFPVPTTTNTAANPRPAATSRPSVNVPASNSPATTARTPNRPATAARTTANRSTTAAPSSQTRTNPQQPRQLDFPVLRLGTQGPAVTSLQQRLRTLGFFKGTVNGVFGETTQTAVKAAQQRFKLDADGVVGPATWNVLLR; from the coding sequence ATGAAAAAAAACATTCTTTTGCCTTTTGCCTTTTTACTTTTGCCTTTTATGGCGATCCCCAGTGATGCCAAAGAAATCGCTCAAACATTTCCATCCGCAACCGTTACTCGGCAAACGTTACGACCTGGTAGCCAAGGGACTGAAGTAGCGGAACTCCAGGCAGCTCTTAAACTATTGGGTTACTATAATGGCGACGTAAATGGCGTGTACGGGGAAAATACCGCGATCGCAGTTTCCCGTTTTCAGCAAGCCGCTGGTTTAGCACCGGATGGAATCGTGGGTGCAGAAACCTGGAAGCGTTTATTTCCAGTCGCCCCACCATCGGAATCTACAGTAGCCGCGACGCCACTGGTTATCCCGTCTCCTTCAGCGTCAACAATTTCTACCACCGGGGCAGCATCTTTTCCCGTCCCAACTACGACAAACACCGCTGCCAATCCCAGACCAGCGGCAACTTCCCGTCCCAGTGTGAATGTTCCAGCCTCCAACAGTCCGGCAACCACTGCCAGAACCCCCAACCGTCCGGCAACCGCTGCCAGAACCACCGCTAACCGTTCCACAACTGCTGCTCCTAGCTCTCAGACACGGACGAACCCGCAGCAGCCCAGACAGCTCGATTTTCCAGTTCTGAGGCTGGGAACGCAAGGCCCAGCCGTTACCAGTTTGCAACAGCGCCTGCGAACCCTTGGCTTTTTCAAAGGAACGGTGAATGGTGTCTTTGGTGAAACGACTCAAACTGCGGTCAAAGCTGCTCAACAAAGATTTAAGCTAGACGCCGACGGTGTAGTGGGTCCAGCGACTTGGAACGTTTTGCTGCGTTAA